In Gossypium raimondii isolate GPD5lz chromosome 12, ASM2569854v1, whole genome shotgun sequence, a single window of DNA contains:
- the LOC105762678 gene encoding WD repeat-containing protein 26 homolog: MGVAEDSEPPLKRVKGPLEESKSLPEDHSTTKSVSCSLGDQMARPLTSQGDGETIGSQGVIRKAEFIKIITRALYSLGYDKSGALLEEESGIPLHSSVVNLFMGQVTNGKWDDSVATLRTIGLSDEIMKSASFLILEQKFLELLKMEKVAAALDTLRNEIVPLHVNLDCVHKLASCIISPSQCIRLGISSQDTEGTKSGSKILEKLQKLLPAAIMIPEKRLEHLVERALDVQREACVFHNTSDSDLSLYSDHQCGKNQIPSQTLQILEAHKNEVWFVQFSHNGKYLGSSSKDHSAIIWEVKENGQVLLKHTLCGHQKPVLIVSWSPDDSQILTCGQDEVIRRWDVSSGECLHVYEKTGVGLISCGWFPDGRGIFAGMTDKSICLWDLDGRDLECWKGQRTLRISDMAITDDGKRIISVCRESAILLLDREAKFDRLIEEVDMITSFSLSKDNKFLLVNLMNQEIHLWSIEGDPKLISEYKGHKRTRFVIRSCFGGLDQSFIASGSEDSQVYIWHRCSGELLLALPGHSGAVNCVSWNPGNLHMLASASDDGTIRIWGLDRFNLKGGEQSNGSNHHCNGRS, from the exons ATGGGAGTAGCCGAAGATAGTGAACCACCCTTGAAACGTGTGAAAGGGCCCTTGGAAGAATCCAAGAGCTTGCCGGAGGATCATTCAACCACAAAATCTGTTTCTTGCTCTTTGGGAGATCAGATGGCTAGGCCTCTAACCTCCCAAGGGGATGGGGAAACAATTGGTTCACAAGGTGTTATAAGAAAAGcagaatttattaaaattataactagGGCATTGTACTCGCTTGGTTATGACAAAAGTGGTGCCCTTCTAGAGGAGGAATCGGGAATACCATTGCATTCTTCGGTGGTTAATCTATTTATGGGGCAAGTGACCAATGGGAAATGGGATGATAGTGTGGCCACATTGCGAACGATTGGTCTCTCAGATGAAATAATGAAGTCAGCATCCTTCTTGATTTTGGAACAGAAGTTCCTTGAACTtcttaaaatggaaaaagttGCTGCTGCATTGGATACACTAAGGAATGAGATCGTTCCTCTTCATGTCAATCTCGACTGTGTTCATAAGCTTGCTTCCTGTATCATCTCTCCTTCGCAATGCATAAGACTTGGTATTTCTAGTCAAGATACTGAGGGTACAAAGTCGGGGTCAAAGATTCTAGAAAAACTACAGAAGTTGCTTCCTGCTGCAATCATGATTCCTGAAAAACGATTAGAGCATCTAGTTGAAAGGGCTCTTGATGTTCAACGAGAGGCTTGCGTGTTCCATAATACCTCAGATAGTGATCTCTCTTTGTACTCTGATCACCAGTGTGGAAAAAATCAGATTCCCTCCCAGACATTGCAG ATACTAGAAGCACACAAAAATGAAGTTTGGTTTGTGCAATTCTCACATAATGGCAAATATTTGGGCTCATCATCTAAAGATCATTCAGCAATTATATGGGAG gTTAAAGAAAATGGTCAGGTGTTATTGAAGCATACCCTATGCGGTCATCAGAAACCAGTTTTAATTGTTTCATGGAGCCCAGATGATAGTCAAATACTTACTTGTGGACAGGACGAGGTTATTAGGCGTTGGGATGTTAGTTCTGGAGAATGCCTCCATGTTTATGAAAAAACTGGTGTCGGTTTGATTTCTTGTGGATGGTTTCCGGATGGTAGAGGTATATTTGCGGGGATGACCGACAAGAGCATCTGTCTCTGGGATTTGGATGGAAGAGATTTGGAGTGCTGGAAAGGACAGAGGACGCTTAGAATCTCAGATATGGCCATAACTGATGATGGAAAGAGGATTATTAGTGTATGCAGAGAATCTGCTATTCTATTGCTCGACAGGGAAGCAAAATTTGATAGATTGATCGAAGAGGTGGATATGATTACTTCCTTCTCATTATCAAAAGACAACAAGTTCTTATTGGTTAATCTTATGAACCAAGAAATCCATCTCTGGAGCATAGAAGGTGATCCTAAACTTATTTCAGAATACAAAGGTCACAAACGTACCCGATTTGTAATTAGATCTTGTTTTGGTGGACTCGATCAATCTTTTATTGCCAGTGGCAGTGAGGATTCACAG GTTTATATATGGCACAGATGCTCAGGTGAGCTACTACTGGCATTGCCTGGACATTCTGGAGCAGTGAATTGTGTAAGCTGGAATCCAGGAAACCTTCACATGCTAGCTTCAGCTAGTGATGACGGAACAATCCGGATTTGGGGGTTAGATCGCTTTAACCTGAAAGGTGGAGAGCAGAGCAATGGTAGCAACCACCATTGCAATGGAAGGAGCTAA
- the LOC105762675 gene encoding uncharacterized protein LOC105762675 produces the protein MENHEELLREVFGESSDSEDLDPQTKHHQTRDPIPSWEQIKEINGLWLCRGFLSPQHQSSLVSAVLNEGWFKEDSHNQAMRFGDLPAWAIELSSSIRDAVFLEDHVSEPINSVTSNGGTKPCILPSNLLWREPLFDQLIVNVYHPGEGICAHVDLMRFEDGIGILSLESSCVMHFTRVEEGGSDIVEHHENHPLTTKVPVLLTPGSLVIMSREARYLWKHEINRKPGFQMWEGQELMQERRISITLRKLCQVY, from the exons ATGGAGAATCACGAGGAACTTTTGAGGGAAGTATTCGGTGAATCATCAGACAGCGAAGACTTGGATCCTCAAACGAAACATCATCAAACCAGAGACCCAATCCCATCATGGGAACAGATCAAGGAAATCAATGGTTTATGGCTATGCAGAGGCTTCCTTTCACCTCAACACCAATCCTCTCTGGTTTCCGCCGTGCTAAACG AAGGGTGGTTCAAGGAAGATTCTCACAATCAG GCCATGAGATTTGGAGATCTTCCTGCATGGGCTATTGAGCTTTCTAGCTCTATACGTGATGCAGTCTTCCTTGAGGATCACGTATCTGAACCCATAAACTCGGTTACCTCCAATGGGGGCACCAAACCCTGTATTTTACCATCAAATTTATTGTGGAGAGAACCTCTGTTTGATCAACTCATTGTGAATGTATACCATCCAGGTGAG GGAATCTGTGCTCATGTCGACCTCATGCGATTTGAAGATGGAATTGGCATTTTGTCATTAGAGTCATCATGCGTGATGCATTTCACTCGAGTTGAAGAAGGTGGTTCCGACATTGTGGAGCATCATGAAAATCATCCACTCACGACCAAGGTTCCTGTTCTATTGACTCCAGGTTCTCTGGTTATAATGTCGAGAGAAGCTCGATACCTATGGAAACACGAGATAAACCGCAAGCCGGGGTTTCAAATGTGGGAAGGGCAGGAATTGATGCAGGAGAGGAGAATTTCCATAACCTTGAGAAAGCTGTGCCAGGTCTACTAG
- the LOC105762676 gene encoding translocator protein homolog, protein MESQNLKHRSRDDPRFTTTTSNEKNRANRREKRMAMAKRGLRSLVIAVSFPLSLTLLNIYLFGSGRGYASLAKPFWFPPLWLLHTGCLASSFVMGLSAWFVWVEGGFHVKPTALSLYLGYLGLSMAWHPTVLWMGASWAGLLVSLAMVGTLVGCSRDFGKVNPIAGNSVMPCLAWAAFLATVNLKLVFL, encoded by the coding sequence ATGGAATCCCAGAATCTCAAACACCGTTCCAGGGATGACCCTCGTTTTACCACCACCACCTCCAACGAAAAGAACAGAGCAAACAGGCGAGAAAAAAGAATGGCAATGGCCAAACGTGGGCTAAGATCACTAGTCATAGCAGTTTCCTTCCCTTTGTCTCTCACCTTGTTAAACATATACTTGTTTGGTTCAGGTCGTGGTTACGCCTCTTTAGCCAAACCTTTCTGGTTCCCTCCTTTGTGGCTTTTACATACAGGTTGCTTGGCTTCGAGCTTCGTGATGGGGCTGTCGGCTTGGTTTGTTTGGGTTGAAGGTGGGTTCCACGTTAAACCGACGGCTTTGTCTCTTTATTTGGGTTACTTAGGATTGAGTATGGCTTGGCATCCGACTGTGCTTTGGATGGGAGCTAGCTGGGCTGGGTTGCTTGTGAGTTTGGCGATGGTTGGGACCTTGGTCGGGTGTTCAAGAGATTTTGGAAAGGTGAATCCGATTGCCGGTAACTCGGTTATGCCTTGTTTGGCTTGGGCTGCCTTTTTGGCCACTGTAAATCTAAAACTTGTCTTCCTTTGA